The following proteins are encoded in a genomic region of Ctenopharyngodon idella isolate HZGC_01 chromosome 12, HZGC01, whole genome shotgun sequence:
- the socs3b gene encoding suppressor of cytokine signaling 3b produces MVTHSRFDSAMSSSPFEGGVPLPPHRYKTFSSRAQYQMVLAAVRKLQESGFYWSTVSGKEASALLSAEPPGTFLVRDSSDHHHFFTLSVKTTTGTKNLRIQCDSCSFFLQTDPRSEQAVPRFDCVLKLIHHYMPPAGMGTSSKVEDGGSAADGSAYYIYSGGEKIPLELLRPLASSMSSLQHLCRKTLNGHIDVSTKRDQLPHPLQEFLQDYDAPI; encoded by the coding sequence ATGGTAACGCACAGTAGGTTTGACAGCGCCATGAGCAGCAGCCCCTTTGAAGGCGGCGTGCCCCTGCCCCCCCACCGGTACAAGACCTTCAGTTCTCGGGCGCAGTATCAGATGGTGCTCGCGGCTGTGCGCAAACTGCAAGAGAGCGGCTTCTACTGGAGCACCGTGAGCGGGAAGGAGGCCAGCGCGCTACTGAGCGCCGAGCCCCCGGGCACCTTCTTGGTGCGCGACAGCTCGGACCACCACCACTTCTTCACACTCAGCGTCAAAACGACTACGGGCACCAAAAACCTACGCATCCAGTGCGATTCCTGCTCCTTCTTCCTGCAGACTGACCCCCGGAGCGAGCAGGCGGTGCCACGCTTTGATTGTGTCCTCAAACTGATCCATCATTACATGCCCCCAGCAGGGATGGGGACCTCGTCGAAGGTTGAAGACGGCGGAAGTGCGGCTGACGGAAGTGCGTATTACATTTATTCCGGTGGTGAGAAGATCCCTCTGGAGCTTCTGCGTCCGCTGGCGTCTAGCATGTCCAGTCTGCAGCACCTCTGTCGAAAGACTTTAAACGGTCATATAGACGTGTCCACCAAACGGGACCAGCTGCCTCATCCACTCCAAGAGTTCCTCCAGGACTACGATGCTCCTATCTAG